From Rutidosis leptorrhynchoides isolate AG116_Rl617_1_P2 chromosome 3, CSIRO_AGI_Rlap_v1, whole genome shotgun sequence, a single genomic window includes:
- the LOC139901568 gene encoding uncharacterized protein translates to MALTKTPREILFTEPIKETFHPPPPMEERQGPQSDKWCDFHEAYGHDTDNCKSLMREIIAKIKAGELNHLLPGKQYRRNDPNKRFAWQGKVRHGGRNNWNRREERKDERDLTPEKHINVISNTVDENDADGERITEQWMYAPIIFHTIPIWRLSEEPVVISAVIANRNISKIYTDTGSEADILYLHCFRDYPFSVKDRLRYTNLKIAGITGESMKAVGKVKLDVTLGTHPLVRTEIVDFTVLDGRSRLNALFGRRILRKFGAITSTPHAELRFPTPNGVAVINSEYVGPARERSVVYEAQGNFVRGESSRQLFSRNDVNGYFKPPKMWGH, encoded by the coding sequence ATGGCTTTAACCAAAACTCCAAGAGAAATCTTGTTTACAGAACCCATTAAGGAAACCTTTCATCCTCCACCACCAATGGAAGAACGTCAAGGACCACAGAGTGACAAgtggtgtgactttcatgaagcATATGGACATGACACTGACAATTGCAAGTCACTAATGAGAgagatcattgcaaagatcaaAGCCGGGGAGCTAAACCATCTGTTACCAGGAAAACAATATCGGAGAAATGACCCAAACAAGCGTTTTGCATGGCAAGGAAAAGTTCGTCACGGTGGACGAAATAACTGGAACAGAAGAGAAGAGAGGAAAGATGAGAGGGACCTAACTCCTGAGAAACACATCAATGTCATATCGAACACGGTGGATGAAAATGATGCAGACGGAGAGCGCATAACGGAACAatggatgtatgctccaatcatatttcacACCATTCCAATTTGGAGACTATCAGAGGAGCCTGTGGTTATTTCAGCTGTCATTGCAAACAGAAACATCAGCAAAATTTATACTGACACGGGTAGCGAAGCAGATATCCTTTATTTGCATTGCTTCAGAGACTATCCGTTCAGCGTGAAGGATAGACTTCGTTATACAAATTTGAAGATTGCTGGTATCACAGGAGAGTCTATGAAGGCAGTTGGTAAGGTGAAGCTGGACGTAACATTGGGAACACATCCTTTGGTTCGAACAGAAATTGTGGATTTTacagttcttgatggcagatcaagATTGAATGCATTATTTGGAAGGCGGATTCTTCGCAAGTTTGGAGCAATTACTTCCACACCACATGCAGAACTACGTTTCCCAACCCCAAACGGTGTAGCAGTGATAAATTCTGAATATGTGGGTCCAGCTAGAGAAAGATCAGTTGTTTATGAAGCTCAAGGGAATTTTGTCAGAGGGGAATCATCAAGGCAGTTATTTAGCAGAAACGATGTGAACGGATACTTCAAACCACCTAAAATGTGGGGACATTGA